In a genomic window of Deltaproteobacteria bacterium:
- a CDS encoding transposase, whose amino-acid sequence MPRRAPTDERGAIHHVTIRGVDRREIFRGEHDRGVFVDRFEQLVCDLGFACDALTLIANHVHAVLQTGDEPLAKLMHRLNFVYAQRLNRECARSGYLFESRYYAKRVTDEGGHILLVAYVVGNAARHGLSTVDALPEDPWNLLAALHGKRRPRRFESIARMRTLLGGRAWREQVRAAATAPDAAGAALEPDLLAELDYLIREMCARNGVPREHLGRPEHRLVRRALLESATRVLGVSITDASKALAMSRASAHRTLARPTK is encoded by the coding sequence ATGCCGAGGCGAGCCCCCACGGATGAGCGCGGCGCCATCCACCACGTGACGATTCGCGGCGTCGATCGCCGCGAGATCTTTCGCGGCGAACACGATCGCGGCGTTTTCGTCGACCGCTTCGAGCAGCTCGTGTGCGACCTCGGGTTCGCGTGCGACGCACTCACGCTGATCGCGAATCACGTCCACGCCGTGCTCCAGACCGGCGACGAGCCGCTCGCGAAGCTGATGCATCGGCTCAACTTCGTTTACGCACAGCGCTTGAATCGCGAGTGCGCGCGCAGCGGATACCTGTTCGAGTCGCGCTACTACGCCAAGCGCGTCACCGATGAGGGCGGGCACATCCTGCTCGTCGCGTACGTCGTCGGTAACGCCGCGCGGCACGGGCTCTCTACGGTCGATGCGCTGCCCGAGGACCCGTGGAACCTGCTCGCTGCCCTACACGGCAAGCGCCGGCCGCGTCGCTTCGAGTCGATCGCGCGCATGCGCACGCTGCTCGGCGGCCGCGCGTGGCGGGAGCAGGTGCGCGCGGCGGCGACGGCGCCCGACGCGGCAGGTGCGGCGCTCGAGCCCGACTTGCTCGCGGAGCTCGACTATCTGATTCGCGAGATGTGTGCGCGCAACGGCGTGCCGCGCGAGCACCTGGGTCGACCCGAGCACCGCCTCGTGCGCCGTGCGCTGCTCGAGAGCGCCACGCGCGTGCTCGGCGTGTCGATCACAGACGCCTCGAAGGCGCTCGCCATGTCGCGCGCATCCGCTCATCGGACGCTCGCCCGCCCCACCAAGTGA